A genome region from Cutaneotrichosporon cavernicola HIS019 DNA, chromosome: 5 includes the following:
- the URA6 gene encoding uncharacterized protein (Catalyzes the phosphorylation of pyrimidine nucleoside monophosphates at the expense of ATP. Plays an important role in de novo pyrimidine nucleotide biosynthesis. Has preference for UMP and dUMP as phosphate acceptors, but can also use CMP, dCMP and AMP), giving the protein MSSTPLYTSDKPVFDKEKAGKGTQCDLMVRDYGFKHLSDLLREEQDRPGSKYGDLIRGCIKEGLIVPLEVTIKLIENAMTTTLENPSAGEGWANGKGRFLIDGFPRKMDQALMFDQAVVDSSLVLFINTSEEVMRDRIKERSKTSGRADDNEESLKKRFVTYRDTSFPVIEYYVQQGKCVDINSTPIVDEVYAQIKAALKERMPNL; this is encoded by the exons ATGTCCTCCACTCCCCTCTACACTAGCGACAAGCCTGTCTttgacaaggagaag GCTGGCAAGGGGACGCAGTGCGACCTTATGGTCCGCGACTACGGCTTCAAGCACCTGTCCG ACCTCCTCCGTGAGGAGCAGGACCGGCCCGGATCAAAGTACGGGGACCTGATCCGCGGGTGCATCAAGGAGGGACTGATTGTGCCCCTCGAGGTGACCATCAAG CTCATCGAGAACGccatgacgacgacgctcgAGAACCCTTCCGCCGGCGAGGGCTGGGCCAACGGCAAGGGTCGCTTCCTGATCGACGGCTTCCCGCGCAAGATGGACCAGGCGCTCATGTTCGACCAGGCG gtTGTCGACTCGTcactcgtcctcttcatcaACACCTCCGAGGAGGTGATGCGCGACCGCATCAAGGAGCGTTCCAAGACCTCgggccgcgccgacgacaacgaggagTCGCTCAAGAAGCGTTTCGTGACCTACCGTGATACTTCGTTCCCCGTCATCGAGTACTATGTGCAGCAGGGCAAGTGCGTCGACATCAACTCGACGCCTATCGTGGACGAGGTCTACGCCCAGATCAAGGCCGCCCTCAAGGAGCGCATGCCCAACCTCTAA
- a CDS encoding uncharacterized protein (Translin family) produces the protein MADVVMEASPPTQTRREHLAKTFESYRVELDEYNERREKVIILSRAITQLSKKLIFHLHRGATSPSARAKNLKDARVKEREIHKNFAAIAAELAAGSAEEDAGAENFWKFNRQVSPGLEEYIEGYSFLYYLETGDLVSLPDLQKALVSEETGENLVVITPEDYILGMSDLTGELMRYATNALSTGDHNTPLAVCNFVRVVKTLFDGIAPSVLFKLKKKQEETTRSLEKIEKVCYALRLRLVEFGDKPEVLAAMAKRAVEESESGGGAGGGGERDA, from the exons GCCCTCCCACGCAGACGCGCCGCGAGCATCTCGCCAAGACCTTTGAGTCTTACCGCGTTGAACTCGACGAATAC aacgagcgccgcgagaaGGTTATCATTCTCAGCCGCGCCATCACCCAGCTCTCCAAGAAGCTCATCTTCCACCTGCACcgcggcgcgacgagccCTAGCGCGCGGGCGAAGAACCTGAAAGACGCCCGTGTAaaggagcgcgagatccACAAGAACTTTGCCGCTATTGCGGCTGAGCTCGCGGCCGGctcggcggaggaggacgcgggTGCCGAGAACTTCTGGAAGTTCAACCGCCAGGT CTCTCCTGGCCTCGAGGAGTACATTGAGGGATATTCGTTCCTGTACTACCTCGAGACGGGCGACCTCGTCTCGCTTCCAGATCTGCAGAAGGCGCTTGTGTCCGAAGAGACAGGCGAGAAC CTTGTGGTGATCACGCCCGAGGACTATATCCTTGGCATGTCTGATCTGACAGGCGAGCTGATGCGTTACGCGACCAACG CGCTCAGCACAGGCGACCACAACACGCCCCTCGCCGTGTGCAACTTTGTCAGGGTGGTCAAGACAC TGTTTGACGGTATCGCGCCGTCCGTGCTTttcaagctcaagaagaagcaggaggagacgaCTCGCAGCCTCGAGAAGATCGAGAAAG TGTGCTATGCGCTGAGactgcgcctcgtcgagttTGGCGACAAACCCGAGGTGCTGGCTGCCATGGCTAAGCGCGCTgtggaggagagtgagagcggcggtggagctggtggaggcggcgagcgggaTGCGTGA